The stretch of DNA TTCTGACAGACCCCCCAAGATAATCTCTGCTGCTGGTGAAATAAATTTGGTGCTGCGGGCTTTTATTTCTGCACCACAGACAAAAACTGGCTGTCTTCTTGTTGCagaggtttctttaaaaaaaataaaattctaagTTCCAAATTATGTGTTTGTGCATACTGCCACCATGTGGATGTATATTGAAATACTAACTAGGACTGCTTTTCATTCAATGTTTGCTAAAACTCGAACTTTGCACATAAACACCATATtcctttccctcaaataatcctaGGAAGTGTAGTTTAActgtcacagagctgcaattacaATTATCTATAACAAAATCCACTTTTCTGAAGCTCCTCTCTCCTACTTAGAATACTGTAGATGCAACAGACAGTTATTAAGTTTCCAGATTATGGTGAATTATCTCTGCCTCCCACAGAGATAATGTATTATGAGAATAATATTTAAGCAATGTATGACCATGTCATAAATAACTCTCAATAGAGCTTTGTAATTTTTTTCCAATACTAAACATCTAAAAAATGAACATATGAAAACTACTGTATATAAGCAATATTCTCACCTGGAACATATCCTGATTTTCCTCTGGATGACTTGGGACTCCTTCAGAATCATTGGAACTCCTTGGATTCAGCTGAGTGTTAGGAGGCTCCACAGAGAAAACAGGAAATAGGGGCCTGAGAAACCGGAACTCGCTGTTCAGAGACCCACCAGCTAAGCACACCTCATAGTTGTAAGCCTGAGATAGAGATCCAGCACCAGGATCCGCAGAGATCTCCTGGGAATCTGGTCCCACAGGGAAATTGGCTGCAGAGTTGTAGGTTGCTATGAACTTTTCACGTTTCTGCATCTTGATTGCAATAAATGCCACTACAGAAATGAGAAAGATGCTTGAGATGGCAGCCAAGCAGATGATCAAATACATAGTCAGGTTGGGGTCTTCCTCCTCCGCTGTTTCCTCCTTTGGGAGAGCCACACTTTTCAGATAAGGGTCAGAGAAGCCGTCCACTAGAAGGATTCTGAGCGTGGCAGAGGTGGACTGGGGAGGATGGCCGTTGTCTCGGACGACCACAACCAGATTCTGCTTGAAGCTGTCTCGGTTACGGACTGGCCTCAGGGTGGTCACTTCTCCATTCTGGGCCCCCACCGTGAACAGACCCGGTTCTGTGGCCTTCAGCAGCTGATAGGAAAGCCAAGAGTTCTGAGCAGAATCCCTGTCCACAGCCACCACCTTGGTGACCAGGTAGCCAGTCTCTGCCCCTCGGGGAACCAGGTCATTCGAGGGGGAAGTGCCATTCTGGAGAGGGTAGAGGATGAAGGGGGCATTGTCATTTTCATCCACAACTTGAACGTGGATCGTAACTTCTGAGCTCAGTGGAGGGGAACCTGAATCCACAGCCCTCACCGTCACATGGAAATCTTTTACCTCCTCATAATCCAGAGACCGAATGGCATACAGGTTCCCCGTTTCAGAGTTGATGGAGATGTAAGAGGAAGTGGGGCCATCATTGACCTTCCCTGGCAAAAGCGAGTAGGTCACTTTGGCATTCTGTGCTGTGTCCAGATCAACAGCATGGACGAAACCGATCAGAAGACCAGGAATATTGTTTTCTCTTAACTGCATTTCATAGGATGGCTTTTCAAACACTGGAGGGTTGTCATTGACATCTGAGATTTGAACATGAACTATTCTTGTGGAAGTGAGTCTGGGGGAGCCTCTGTCAGTGGCTGTGATGGTGATATTATACTCAGAGGCTTGTTCTCTGTCCAGTGGCTGTTGGGTCACCAGCTGGTAATAGTTGTTCTCTGTGGGTTTGAGCACAAATGGCAGGTTTGTTTCTGTGGTGCAGGCAGTTCTGCCACTTTCTCCAGAGTCCACGTCTGTGACACTGAAGAGGGCCACCATTGTGTCTGGGGGAGAGTCCTCAGGTAATGAACTGGTGATGGAAGTGATTGATATCTCTGGGGCATTGTCATTCTCATCTTCAATGTCCACAATGACTTTGCAGTAAGCAGAAAGACCTCCTCCATCCGTAGCTCTGATACGCAGATCATAATTTCTGTTTTCTTCATAATCAATTGTCCCTGAAACGGTAATTTCCCCAGTCTTTTTGTTTAAGTTGAATGATCTTAGCACACTTTCTGGCACTTCACTGAATGAGTAAGTGAGGTGAGCATAGGGACCAAGATCCATGTCAGTGGCTTCCACTTTGGTGACCAGTGTATCCAATGGGCTGTTTTCCATTAGCTTCACTTTGTACTCAGATTGTTCAAATTGAGGAAAATTATCATTAGCATCCAGAACATCAATGATAATTTGTGCTGTTCCAGTTCGTTTAGGGATCCCTCCATCAACAGCTGAAAGAATTAGGGTAATCTGTGGATTCACCTCACGATCTAACTGCTTCTCCAATACCAGTTCTGTATATTTGCTTCCATCACTGTTCCTTTGGACATCCAGTCTAAAATGTTCATTAGGACTAAGTGTGTAATTTTGTACAGCATTTTCTCCTATATCTGAATCCTGCGCTCTCTCCAAAGGGAATCGAGTGTTCACTGGTACCTGCTCAGGTATCTCAAAAATGAATTCCATTTTTGAGAATTTAGGGGTATTATCATTGACATCTTGTATTTGAACTTTGATTCTCTGCAGCTGCAATGGGTTTTCAAGCACAATTTCAGAGAATAGAAGACAAGGATCATTCTGACCACACAGAGACTCTCGGTCTATTTTGTCCTTTAATATCAAATCCCCAGAATGTGGATCCAGATGGAAATACTGTTTGGAGCTCTTAGAAACCAGCTGGGCTCTTCGAGCAAAAAGTTCCTTTGCATCCACTTTCAAATCTTTCAACACATTAGCTACTAGAGACCCACTTTTCTTTTCCTCTGGCACTGAATAGAGGATGGGTTGACACATTGCAATACACATGCAGAAATACAGAACCAAACTCAAAACTTGCCTTTTGTGCATTTCCATTGTTCCAGCTTCACTTCCAGTCAGTTCAAATTAGAAGAAGTATCTGtccagaatttcctttcttgaatTACACACCTTCAAGGCCAATCCGTCCTTAGCTGTTTTGAAACAGATGCAGAGGTCTGTTCCTTTGGATTATAATCAGCAAATGGCCTTTCTTTTTAAGATTGCTTTGTCTAATGGCTGCAGCTCTCTGAAAATACGGTCTTTGTTGTGTAATAGCACCACCTTGTGTTGGAATTGTGGTACAACTCCATTTATGAATGTTACCACTTGCCAACCTACACAGATCTTTTAGGAGATCTAGAAATCCTTAGGTTTTCTAACATGTAGTCTAAtaaatcattatatatatatatatcaatcaccCACATGAAGACTGCTGGGACCGACTGACAAGAGTGCCTTGCATTCAGTTTTCAAAATGTCCCAGTCTGGATACAAAGAGCACAAATACACACCGATTACTACAAAAGTGGTAAATTTAGACTTATCTCTCTTTTACTGGCAGACAACTTATAACATAAAACAattgaggtgtttttttgttaGCTATGCAGATGAAACACCATAATATTTCCATAATAtttgttaagttgtgggtaagcatagcagacgacacagcaatctctccaaagcagctctttattcggaagctggaacagaactgaactgcattgctgagctggcctgcttttatagaggctggctcaaacaatgtatcaaacataattcaaagttccctcctaaaacaactgtcaaggacctgaggacctgagggaaaactacataaactaatacataacacccctcccca from Zootoca vivipara chromosome 8, rZooViv1.1, whole genome shotgun sequence encodes:
- the LOC118079389 gene encoding protocadherin beta-16-like, which encodes MEMHKRQVLSLVLYFCMCIAMCQPILYSVPEEKKSGSLVANVLKDLKVDAKELFARRAQLVSKSSKQYFHLDPHSGDLILKDKIDRESLCGQNDPCLLFSEIVLENPLQLQRIKVQIQDVNDNTPKFSKMEFIFEIPEQVPVNTRFPLERAQDSDIGENAVQNYTLSPNEHFRLDVQRNSDGSKYTELVLEKQLDREVNPQITLILSAVDGGIPKRTGTAQIIIDVLDANDNFPQFEQSEYKVKLMENSPLDTLVTKVEATDMDLGPYAHLTYSFSEVPESVLRSFNLNKKTGEITVSGTIDYEENRNYDLRIRATDGGGLSAYCKVIVDIEDENDNAPEISITSITSSLPEDSPPDTMVALFSVTDVDSGESGRTACTTETNLPFVLKPTENNYYQLVTQQPLDREQASEYNITITATDRGSPRLTSTRIVHVQISDVNDNPPVFEKPSYEMQLRENNIPGLLIGFVHAVDLDTAQNAKVTYSLLPGKVNDGPTSSYISINSETGNLYAIRSLDYEEVKDFHVTVRAVDSGSPPLSSEVTIHVQVVDENDNAPFILYPLQNGTSPSNDLVPRGAETGYLVTKVVAVDRDSAQNSWLSYQLLKATEPGLFTVGAQNGEVTTLRPVRNRDSFKQNLVVVVRDNGHPPQSTSATLRILLVDGFSDPYLKSVALPKEETAEEEDPNLTMYLIICLAAISSIFLISVVAFIAIKMQKREKFIATYNSAANFPVGPDSQEISADPGAGSLSQAYNYEVCLAGGSLNSEFRFLRPLFPVFSVEPPNTQLNPRSSNDSEGVPSHPEENQDMFQVRILLIYSSFHMFIF